In the genome of Aspergillus luchuensis IFO 4308 DNA, chromosome 2, nearly complete sequence, one region contains:
- a CDS encoding uncharacterized protein (COG:S;~EggNog:ENOG410PVJ8;~InterPro:IPR014710,IPR011051;~SECRETED:SignalP(1-15)): protein MRSLVLSSLLALTSALSVEDLYVSEAPSSPRPYILPHYENSHAVTIGSQLYRFTVTGPSSDYAFTLMSTNAPSSGSLGVLPHIHRTHYENFFNFKGRFQLWAQKGDGEQEARLLTQGDYGSVPRNTTHTFQILDPDTEMVGVIVPGGFEDLFYALGTNYTSGTETPYVPGSSNSSSSSATGPDSSTISGLQQYDVYAQLDFTPRRDFVNGTAPSDSGWHTESDTLGAAGKPYFIANNYGPKYLNSQYGAYQIVQPLVTATQAQDTNYTLSTIIMSRQPSNATAPMWTAGPAALEVLEGSVQVQIGEYETARVEMGDVVFVPKGVTYKYWNEGAQAKVLYVSSGADGMDSQLIKGGRTWEDPVWPKYF from the exons atgcGTTCTCTcgtcctctcctctcttttggCCCTCACCTCAGCCCTATCCGTCGAGGACCTCTACGTCTCCGAGGCCCCCTCGTCTCCTCGCCCCTATATCCTCCCTCACTATGAGAACTCACATGCCGTAACGATCGGCTCCCAACTGTACCGGTTCACCGTCACCGGCCCCTCCTCCGATTATGCCTTCACGCTGATGAGCACCAATGCGCCCTCGAGCGGCTCCCTCGGTGTCCTCCCTCACATCCACCGCACACACTATGagaacttcttcaacttcaaggGTCGCTTTCAGCTCTGGGCCCAAAAGGGCGATGGAGAACAGGAGGCCCGTCTCCTCACCCAGGGAGACTATGGCTCTGTACCTCGGAACACAACACACACGTTCCAGATCCTCGACCCGGACACTGAGATGGTGGGAGTGATTGTTCCTGGTGGATTCGA GGACCTCTTCTACGCCCTTGGCACCAACTACACCTCCGGCACCGAAACCCCCTACGTACCTGGCTCCAGcaactcttcttcctcctccgccaccggtCCCGACAGCAGCACCATCTCCGGCCTGCAACAATACGACGTCTACGCACAACTCGACTTCACTCCCCGCCGGGACTTCGTCAACGGCACTGCACCCTCCGACTCCGGCTGGCACACCGAATCCGATACCCTCGGCGCCGCCGGCAAGCCCTACTTCATCGCCAACAACTACGGCCCCAAGTACCTCAACTCGCAGTACGGGGCGTACCAGATCGTGCAGCCATTGGTGACGGCCACGCAGGCCCAGGATACAAACTATACCCTGAGCACGATCATTATGAGTCGGCAGCCGAGCAACGCGACGGCGCCGATGTGGACGGCGGGCCCGGCGGCGttggaggtgctggagggtAGCGTGCAGGTGCAGATTGGGGAGTATGAGACTGCCagagtggagatgggagatgTGGTGTTTGTGCCTAAGGGAGTGACGTATAAGTACTGGAATGAGGGGGCACAGGCCAAGGTGTTGTATGTTTCTTCGGGAgcggatggaatggatagtCAGTTGATAAAGGGGGGAAGGACGTGGGAGGATCCGGTCTGGCCGAAGTATTTTTAG